The window TATCAGACATCACTCGTAAGCTGCGTACGGTAGCCATTCCTGTTAAAATGTGGTTTAGTAATAAGTTAGAATCGGATTGTTGACCCGTACTTAAGTTTGAAAACGTTTGGTTTGTAGGTGCAAAAACAGTGTATGGTCCGGGTTGAGAAAGCCTATCGCCAATACCAGCATTTTCCAACGCCCGAGCAAACTGGGTAGTTTGACTATTAGATTTCAGTTTTTCAATGACTGACTGCGCCTGGACTGTTGTGACACATAAAAATAGAGTCATGATGCAGGCAAAGCGAAGAATCTTTTGGAAGACTTTCATAGCTCAGTTGCTTTAAGGTTTTTGTTACAATCCTGATGAATATCTATCGCTATTATAGTGTGTTTTTTGTGAGATACAAATTATTAATCTCTAAATAGAAAATCAGTGCTTTAAAGTGATACTCACTCTAATAAAAACTGTTTCATATGATAAATTAGGCTAAAAATTGCCAAATAGTGATTTTAGACATACTAAACCATTCGAATTTAATTTAAACCTCTTAAAATCAAAATTTAAATAATATCACCGCTTAAACACTATAAAGGGCATTATTTTGGTATATTAGTGAAATAAGTTAACCAAAATGTAGCTAATAAAGGGTTCAGATATTTTTTTGCTATATCAAGAAGTCGTTTGGAATGATTATAAAATTACAGACCAACCAATAAATGCTAAAAAAGGTAGGGTCTTTAATTAGCACTTTAATTAGCACTTTTTTAAAAACAGAGATTAGTATTTATGTAGAAATCTCAGAAATATTTAGTCATAGTTATAAAACAAATAGCAAGACGAAGTTAATCTTAGTCATCAGATATATTAATGATATAAAACCAATTTACGATAATGCTTAAAATAATTTTGTAGCATGGAGAATATGATCCCTTAAATAATAAGATATTTATATGATAGTCTATATTTGTCGTATAACTTATATTATGTAAAGTAATGTTGGTTTAATATAATTGGTGGTATTGCCTACCAAACCCTTCACTATTATTATTATCGAGAGACAACCGCTTTAATATTTAGGGACAACCAAAATAAAATAATTTAACCTTTGCTCCTGTATGGCAACCGGTTCTCTTAAGTCGTTATTTTCCCTGGGGTATTTATCTGCACGTTCTACATATTCATATTAAGATTGATGTTTTGAGTCATTAATATAGACTGAGTGATACATCTTCCTGCCTCCCTATCGGCCAGTAGACCTTTTGCAATATTCTATCAGGTAAATTTACTAAAGGCACTCTACTTCGTTAAAAAAACTGCTTGATATATCCTTAATATTGTAAGAATAGTTGTAAAATTTGTGAAGATTGATAAATTTCAGTTATGGAAAAAGCATCAGCTGGAGATAATAACCTAAAGCAGGCCCAGGTCGTTTTGTTTCCCCCATTAGTGGGGTTAACACTTGCGGTGACAAGTATTTTCTTACATATATTTTTTCCACTTAATATAACTTCTGCAACAATTGTGATAATTGCCGGTATTATTATTTTGGGAAGCGGAATTGTTCTTCAAGTAATTTGTTTGCAGGTTTTTAAGAAAGCCAAGACAACACCCTTATTCCAGAAACCCACTACCAATATTTTAGAATCCGGACCCTATGCCCGATCGCGTAATCCGATATACATCGCTGTTTTTCTTCAATTTATAGGACTATCCTTTTTGATCAATACTTGGTGGCTTATCGCTGCCTTACCTATCCTATATGTATACCTACGTTATGGCGTAATAGCTCGTGAAGAGCAGTATCTTGAACAAAAGTTCGGAGAAGAATATCGTAGATACCGGTCCAACGTACCACGCTGGTTCTAATCTAATAGATAAGAATTGTTGCCTATACGACCAGCTGGCGCATTGACTTGGACATGCCTCTTCTATGCTGTCGCTTTTAAGTCTCTCAATTTCTATTGGGATACTTGTTTGTATGGAGAACCTCCCCTTACGAATAAATTTCTCAAAAACCCCTCCAACTATAAGTAGAAACTATATTTCGGTTAATATCTCTTGTATCCTTTTAAAATCGGGAAGCTGGCTGGAATCTTCTAATATCTCATTATGTCTTATAGTACCCTGTTCGTCAATCACAAAAGATGCTCGTTTAGAAACTCCCTTCATTCCAAAATAATCATCATATAAAACCCCATACTTTTGGGATACCTCTTTATTGAAATCACTTAGAAGTGTAAAATTCAAATTCTCAGCTTTTTTATATGCTTTTAATGTAAAAAAACTATCAACACTAATCCCTAATACCTTGGCATCTAAGGAATTATAGACTTTCATATTGTCTCTAATCGTACAGAGTTCCTCGGTACAGGTACTGGAAAATGCAAGCGGAAAAAAGAGTAATACTATGTTTGACTCTCCTTTAAAATCAGAAAGGCTTATCTGATCCCCGTCCGTATTTTGGAGTGTAAAGTCAGGGGCTTTGGTATTAACAGTTGCTTTCATAGCTAAAAATTAAACTGTTTCTGTAGCTGGAATTTGTTGTTCTGTATCTTCATACCCATATATGCTAACAACCATAGCTATAATAATCATTATTTTCCATGTCCAAGCATATGATTCGCTTATCAATGGAACATGCCAGAAAAGGATATATGAAATTAAAAAAAGTATCACCCCTCCTAATATTAAACGGTATTCACTTCTGCGATACGTATAAACGGAATACATTAACAGGCCCACAAGTATAGCTCCTCCCTGGTATATAGCTAAAAGCCAAGTTTTGAGTGCATAGGTATCTTGAACCAATAAATAGGATATGATAATAAGTAATGGAAGTGCCGTATAAACCATGGGGAATTGTGCAAAGACAGGCTTAGATTCCCTAATGAAAATTGCCAACGAGCTTAGTATAAATGCCAAGCTTGTAATATGGCCCCATTCAAAAATAAATTCCGCAGCAGTGGTCACTTCTGAACCTGAAGAAAGATTGTCTATAAATAAAGCAAGGTGCATTATGGTAAATAATACAGATGCAACAGTGAGTCCCAGGTATTTTAATCGTCCTTTTTTATTTGTAAGACTGAAAAATTTAGCAGCAACAAATGCTCCTGCCAATACCATTAACAATGTGACCCAAACCATAAATACAATGCAGTTTAAAGGGGTTAATTATCTGAGGTAGGTTGACCCTCTCGTTGCGATCTGCGTTGTTCAATATCGCGTTTTCGCTGTTTATCTTGATTATAGACACGAACTTGGTCTGCGATATCTTTTAAAATTCCACGTTCAAAGCGGATCATCTCTTCCATTACATCAAAAAGAAGAAGCTGAGATTCGTTTTTATAGACAACGGTTTCCCAGTCGATTAATGGTACGTTCTTGATCGCATTTACAAGTCCAGCCCGGTGCTTCGCTATTTTCTTAAGGATCTTGTGGACATCCTGAAGCTTTTCTTCATCCGGCTCAAAACTTTCTCTGAAGTGCGTAAATTTATCGAGATGGGTCGGCCTTGGATTGTCAATAGCTTCTTCTAAGATAGGACGATAATAAGAAAGTTGAGCATGATCGATAAGTAACAACATTTCAGCTATTGAACGTCCCTCTGGTGGTGTTTCATCGTACGGAACCGTATCAATAACATATTGCATGGCTTCGGCCTCATCCTGTAGATAGGAAGCATCATCAACCAGCCGATCCAGTTCGTCCTGCGAGATTTCTCGATCAGTCATGATAAGATTATCTCACCCACTCAGATTCGGGCTCTACATTATCATTGTGCTTCTGTTGTTCGAGCATTTCAACAAGAGAAAGACCAGAATTAAACTCCCGATCGCGGTCACGGACAGAGTGAATATTATTTTCTTCCTGAAAATCCCAAAATTGACCAAATTGACGGTTTTTGTATTCTCGTAGAAACTCCAAACGTTCTTCTAAGTCTTCTTTAGGTACTAACAAGCGCTGTTTATCGTAAATAGCCTCTTCCCTGGATTCAAAAACAATGTCATAATCCTTACTCATGACAATTGCTTCTTCAGGGCAAACCTCTTCACAGTATCCGCAATAAATACAGCGGAGCATATTAATTTCAAAGAAATCCGGATACCGTTCTTTGGGGTCATCGGAATCTTCGTTCGCCTGCATACTAATAGCCAACGGTGGACATGCTCGAGCACATAACCCACAAGCTACACAACGTTCTTTGCCATTATCTTCGACAAGTACTGGCCGACCGCGAAATATAGAAGGCGGATCCCATTTTTCTTCGGGATATTGAAGGGTTACACTGGGTTGAAACATTTGCTTCAGGGTGTACCATAGGGCTTTAAAAACCTCAGGTAGGTATAAATTTTCCAGAAATGAAAAAGAACGCTCACGTTCATACTGTTCGTTGAGCGCGTTAGCTCTGGGTTGCTCTAAATTTTGTTGTGTTGGCATGAGTATGCAATTAAAAATTGGTTGTTACTCAACGTAATATCGCTGGAAAAATAACTGATTCAGCGATTCACTTCAAAAGGAATATTAATTATTTCTGAACAAATCTCATTGTTATAGGAACGCCGGTAAATTTAAATTCCTCACGGATTTTATTTTCAATATAACGACGATAACTGGCTGGTAACTCTGATGGTTTGTTCATAAAAAATTTAAAAACGGGTGGGTTGGATTTTACCTGTGTCCCATATTTTATTTTCAACGGTACTCCCCTCCGCACTGGCAGTTGTTTTTCCTTTAGGATACGTTCAATAAAATCATTCAAATCAGATGTTTTGATCGTTTTCTTCCGTTCCTCCAATACTTTGTCTGCAACATCAATAACTTTATGAATGCGTTTACGGTGCAGTGCCGATATTGATACAATGGGGATCCATTTCATCATAGGAACACGGCTATATACGTATTCTTCGAACTC of the Fodinibius sp. Rm-B-1B1-1 genome contains:
- a CDS encoding fasciclin domain-containing protein; this encodes MKVFQKILRFACIMTLFLCVTTVQAQSVIEKLKSNSQTTQFARALENAGIGDRLSQPGPYTVFAPTNQTFSNLSTGQQSDSNLLLNHILTGMATVRSLRVMSDISCLSGKRISVQSSGSGLAVENNQITSPNIKANNGVIHIINGVIE
- a CDS encoding peroxiredoxin, which translates into the protein MKATVNTKAPDFTLQNTDGDQISLSDFKGESNIVLLFFPLAFSSTCTEELCTIRDNMKVYNSLDAKVLGISVDSFFTLKAYKKAENLNFTLLSDFNKEVSQKYGVLYDDYFGMKGVSKRASFVIDEQGTIRHNEILEDSSQLPDFKRIQEILTEI
- a CDS encoding isoprenylcysteine carboxylmethyltransferase family protein yields the protein MEKASAGDNNLKQAQVVLFPPLVGLTLAVTSIFLHIFFPLNITSATIVIIAGIIILGSGIVLQVICLQVFKKAKTTPLFQKPTTNILESGPYARSRNPIYIAVFLQFIGLSFLINTWWLIAALPILYVYLRYGVIAREEQYLEQKFGEEYRRYRSNVPRWF
- a CDS encoding NADH-quinone oxidoreductase subunit I; amino-acid sequence: MPTQQNLEQPRANALNEQYERERSFSFLENLYLPEVFKALWYTLKQMFQPSVTLQYPEEKWDPPSIFRGRPVLVEDNGKERCVACGLCARACPPLAISMQANEDSDDPKERYPDFFEINMLRCIYCGYCEEVCPEEAIVMSKDYDIVFESREEAIYDKQRLLVPKEDLEERLEFLREYKNRQFGQFWDFQEENNIHSVRDRDREFNSGLSLVEMLEQQKHNDNVEPESEWVR